The DNA region ACCGACTGGCCCGCTCTTGTGGGGTTGTACTGATGCCGATGAAGCCGCCGAGGATCTGTGGATGCGGGTACAGGATCGCCTCTGGCGAGCCTTGCCCGTGTGAGCGCAAGCAAGCAGAAGCTCGGCGGACCCGCCACGACGCCCGTCGCTTGCCGGCGCGCGAGCGCGGCTATGACAGCCGTTGGGACAAGGCGCGCGCCACGTTCCTTAGCCGTCGCCCGCATTGCGAATTCGTCGTCGACGGCAAGGCTTGCGGCAAGCCGGCGACGATCGTCGACCATGTCGTTCCGCATCGTGGCGATCAGGAATTGTTTTGGGATAGCGGTAATTGGATGCCGCTCTGCGCCCATTGTCATTCGAGCCGGAAGCAATCGCTGGAACATCGCGGCAGCGCGGCTGCACGGGCGCGCGCCATGCCATTTGGCATCCGTCCCTCGCGTATCCCTGTCATCATCGTCTGCGGCCCGCCGGGCGCAGGCAAAGCGGCCTATGTCGAGATCCATTCCAACCCGCGAGATCTGGTCATCGATTTCGACGTGATCCGCGATCGCCTGGCAAGCCAGGCTGGGAGAAACCCCGTCACCTCTCTGACGGCCAAGGCGCTCGACGAGCGCAACCGTCTGCTGCGCTCGCTCGCCGACGATCATCTGCACGATCGGTGTTTTTTCATCGTCTCGGCGGCCGATCCCGAGGATCGCGAGACCTGGCGCCGCAAACTCGGCGGCCGGATCGTTCTTCTCGCCACGCCGCTCGAGGAGTGTATCCGCCGGATCCAGTCAGACCCGCGCCGCTACGGCAAGGAAAACCAGTTGATCGATCTTGCGCGGGCCTGGTGGGAGCGCCAGCCTGCGCCCGCGCAACCGCTCCGACAGGAGGCCTAGCGTGATCGTCACTCTTGAGGAAGCCAAGCAACACCTTCGCGTCGATTTCGACGACGATGACGATCTGATCACGGCGAAGATCGAGGCGGCCGGAAACCAGCTCGAGCGCATGCTCGGCTATGCCGTCGCCGACACATTCGGCGGCGTGGATCAGGATCCGGTGCCGCCGGCACTGAAAGAGGCCGTGCTGCAACTGGTGACGACCTGGTTCGAGAACCGGGCGACCGTTGCCATGGATGTCTCCCTCGCCGAGATGCCGATCTCGTTCCAGGCGATCGTCTGCGAGTACCGGGAATGGAGCTTTTAGATGCGCGGCGTGAAGCCCTATCTCGCCGTCGACAATGGCGATTTGAAACAGATACCGGACCCGCCGGAATGGATCGGTGAGAGCGCGGCCGACGAATGGCGCCGTGCCGTTCCGGACCTCGTTGCGCGCGGGCGCCTGAACGGGGCGGACCTCGGATCCGTCGAGGCCTACTGCGTCGCCATGGGTCAAGTGCGCGACCTGCAAGCCATCCTGATCGAGAAAGGACCCGTGATCTATCCCCAGAATGGCGGCTTGCCCAAGCGCCACCCCGCTGCGGTGATGCAGGCGGAGGCGATGAGCACGGCGCTGCGCCTCGCGGCCGAACTCGGTCTTACGCCCGTCAGTCGCGGGCGCCCCTCCCTCCGGGACAATCATCGTGACGACGGCAATCAGTCGCTCTTTGGCGTGGATTTCTGACGGTTCGCCGATCGACGACCCGTTCGGCTATGGCGAGCGGGCCGTTCGATTCCTGCGCGCGCTGCGTCACCCGAAAAGCCGCCTGCCCGATCATGCCTTCGAACTCCTGCCGTGGCAGGAGCGGATCGTCCGGCGGATCTACGGGCCTTGTCATCCGGATGGGCGCCGGATCGTCCGCAACGTCTCGATGCTTCTGCCAAGGGGCGGGCGCAAAACCTCGCTCGGCGCGGCTCTGGCGCTGCTGCACGCGATCGGACCGGAGCGCATAGCCGGCGGCCAGGTCATCTGCGCCGCCTCGGACCGGGAACAGGCGCGTATCGCCTATGCCGAGGCGGTCGGGATCGTCCAGGAAGACGAGCATATCGCCAGCCGCATGCGCTTCGCCGACTATCGCCATTCCATGGTGCACCCGCTTACCGGCTCGGTCCTGAAGGCGATCAGCTGCGACGCCGGCCGGGCGCATGGCGGTACGCCCTCCTTCGTGCTTGCCGACGAGCTGCACGCCTGGCTGAAGCGGGATCTATGGGACGTTCTGCGCACGGGTCTCGTCAAGGTGCCGCGCTCGCTCATGGTCGTCATCTCGACCGCCGGACGCGGCCAGGAGAATGTTGCCTGGGATGTCTTCGACTATGCTCGCCAGGTGGCGCGCGGCGAGAAGGACGATCCGGCGACGCTGCCGATCCTGTTCGAGACGCCGGCCGATGCCGACTGGCGCGACGAGGCGAACTGGTACGCCGTCAATCCGGGCCTTGAGCACGGCTTCCCCGACATTGAGGGCCTTCGCCAGCTTGCGCGCGAGGCCGAAGGCCGTCCGGCGGATCGCGAGGCCTTCCGGCAATTGCACCTGAATGTCTGGCTCGATCACTCGGCCGATCCCTTTGTCGACATGCAGATCTATGACGAGGGCGCCGATCCGGTCGACCTCGACGAGATGCGGGATCGGTCATGCTGGCTCGCCGTCGATCTGTCGTCGAACTCGGACCTGACCGTCATCGTCGCGTGCTGGGAGGACGGAGAAGGCGCCTATGTCGTCTGGCCGTTCTTTTTCTGCCCGGCCGACAATCTGCGCGGCCGTGCCGATCGCGACGGCGTCCCCTATCCCGGCTGGGCCGAAGACGGCTTCATCACAGCGACGCCGGGCAATGTCGTCGACTTCCGCGCCGTCGAGGCGAAAATCCGCGATCTTTGCGAAATCTTCGATGTGCAGGAGATCGCCTTCGATCCGCACCTCGCCCGCAACATGATGGCGAACCTCGGCGAGGATGGGCTTCCTGTGGTCGAGATGCGCCAAGGCTGGGTGACCATGGCGCCGGCGGTCAAGGAACTCGAGCGCGCGATCGTCGGCCGCAACCTCCGCCATGGCGGCCATCCCGTGCTGCGCTGGAACTTCGCCAACATCGCCGTGGAAACCGACAAGGCGGGTAATCGCTCATTCCACAAGGGCAAGAGCCGCGACCGCATCGACGGCGCCGTGGCAACGGCTATGGCCGTGGCGCGCTGCGCTGCTGGCAGCTCGTCAAACTCGATCTATGAAAGTGCGGACGGGTGGTCTGGGGAGATGGCGTATTTCTGAGAAAGCCATTCCACCATCTTCAAAACTAGCAACGGTTGACGATGACCCAATATCTCAACACACTCAATGGACGCAGGACAGGCGCGTCTCAATCGCATTTGCCCGGGATCAAGCGTCGGAGATCAAGGACGGTCGAAATGAAAGCCGGCGCCAAAATCAGCTGCCTTAAGGAGCTATCCTTCGGCAATCAAGTCGCCGAAGAGGAGAGAGAAACTCTTCGAGCTTATTTCGTCAAGACGCAAGCTTGGAATCGAATATATAACGGCGATATCGATATCATATACGGCCCGAAGGGTTCGGGGAAGAGCGCATTATACGTATTGATCCGGGATCATGACGACGACTTATTCGACAAACGTGTCTTGGTGATTGCTGCTGAAAACCCGCAGGGGGCGCCGGCATTCAAAGATCTTGAGCGCGACCCTCCACCGACCGAACGAGAATTCGCGGGAATATGGAAGCTGTACTTTGTTTCACTGCTCGGCCGAGTTGTGGCCGATTTTGGAATCGATAATGCAGCATCACGCGAGCTCGTTTCGGCGTTGAAAGAGCACGATCTTCTTCCCGAGAAGAGGACCGCACTAGGCGTCGTGCTGAAAACAGTCAGACGTTATGTTGCCCGAATGTTCCGCCCCAGTTCGATTGAAGGATCGGCTACCGTTGACCCCTCAACAGGCATCCCTTTGGTCACAGGCAAGATCGTCTTCGAAGAACCAGATATGGCTGCCCAGAAGGCAGGCACAATTTCTGTAGACGAACTGTTGTCAGTTGCTAACAACGCGTTTGATGCTGCCGGCTATGATGTATGGCTAATGCTGGATCGCCTAGATGTCGCATTCGATGAAGCATCTGAATTAGAATTCAACGCACTGAGATCGCTATTCCGCGCCTACAGAGATATCCGCTCATTCGGGCGCATTAAACCCAAAATATTTCTTCGCACCGATATATGGAAAAGAATAACGGAGGGCGGTTTTCGAGAAGCTACGCATTTTTCAAGAGATATACATATACAGTGGGACAAACCATCTCTAAAAAATTTGATCGTCAGAAGACTCTTGAATAAT from Kaistia algarum includes:
- a CDS encoding phage terminase small subunit P27 family yields the protein MRGVKPYLAVDNGDLKQIPDPPEWIGESAADEWRRAVPDLVARGRLNGADLGSVEAYCVAMGQVRDLQAILIEKGPVIYPQNGGLPKRHPAAVMQAEAMSTALRLAAELGLTPVSRGRPSLRDNHRDDGNQSLFGVDF
- a CDS encoding head-tail connector protein, giving the protein MIVTLEEAKQHLRVDFDDDDDLITAKIEAAGNQLERMLGYAVADTFGGVDQDPVPPALKEAVLQLVTTWFENRATVAMDVSLAEMPISFQAIVCEYREWSF
- a CDS encoding AAA family ATPase, giving the protein MPARERGYDSRWDKARATFLSRRPHCEFVVDGKACGKPATIVDHVVPHRGDQELFWDSGNWMPLCAHCHSSRKQSLEHRGSAAARARAMPFGIRPSRIPVIIVCGPPGAGKAAYVEIHSNPRDLVIDFDVIRDRLASQAGRNPVTSLTAKALDERNRLLRSLADDHLHDRCFFIVSAADPEDRETWRRKLGGRIVLLATPLEECIRRIQSDPRRYGKENQLIDLARAWWERQPAPAQPLRQEA
- a CDS encoding terminase large subunit, translated to MTTAISRSLAWISDGSPIDDPFGYGERAVRFLRALRHPKSRLPDHAFELLPWQERIVRRIYGPCHPDGRRIVRNVSMLLPRGGRKTSLGAALALLHAIGPERIAGGQVICAASDREQARIAYAEAVGIVQEDEHIASRMRFADYRHSMVHPLTGSVLKAISCDAGRAHGGTPSFVLADELHAWLKRDLWDVLRTGLVKVPRSLMVVISTAGRGQENVAWDVFDYARQVARGEKDDPATLPILFETPADADWRDEANWYAVNPGLEHGFPDIEGLRQLAREAEGRPADREAFRQLHLNVWLDHSADPFVDMQIYDEGADPVDLDEMRDRSCWLAVDLSSNSDLTVIVACWEDGEGAYVVWPFFFCPADNLRGRADRDGVPYPGWAEDGFITATPGNVVDFRAVEAKIRDLCEIFDVQEIAFDPHLARNMMANLGEDGLPVVEMRQGWVTMAPAVKELERAIVGRNLRHGGHPVLRWNFANIAVETDKAGNRSFHKGKSRDRIDGAVATAMAVARCAAGSSSNSIYESADGWSGEMAYF
- a CDS encoding P-loop ATPase, Sll1717 family; this encodes MKAGAKISCLKELSFGNQVAEEERETLRAYFVKTQAWNRIYNGDIDIIYGPKGSGKSALYVLIRDHDDDLFDKRVLVIAAENPQGAPAFKDLERDPPPTEREFAGIWKLYFVSLLGRVVADFGIDNAASRELVSALKEHDLLPEKRTALGVVLKTVRRYVARMFRPSSIEGSATVDPSTGIPLVTGKIVFEEPDMAAQKAGTISVDELLSVANNAFDAAGYDVWLMLDRLDVAFDEASELEFNALRSLFRAYRDIRSFGRIKPKIFLRTDIWKRITEGGFREATHFSRDIHIQWDKPSLKNLIVRRLLNNKQVIDLYDVAVSNVLSSSDLQDQFFERVFPDQVEVGKKQSTTLDWLLRRTADGSHETQPRDLILFLNKLSEVQTKRIERGDIEPEGEYLFDRTAFKEAMPALSEYRVTKVIFAEYPRLRPYVDALREQKTEHTVSSLADLWALSIDETEVAAKELVDVGFFEERRVKGETTYWVPFVYRPYLAMTQGRSSGRYSEFDWFDLDDDVEDLTDETDKVGS